The Polyangium aurulentum genomic interval AAGCCCCCATGGCCAAGAACCTGACCAACACCAAGACGCATCAGAACCTGAAGGACGCCTTCGCGGGCGAGTCGCAAGCGAACCGCCGCTACCTCTACTTCGCAAAGGTCGCGGACGTGGAAGGTCGCCCCGACGTCGCCGGCCTCTTCAAGGACACGGCGGACGGCGAGACGGGCCACGCGCACGGCCACCTCGACTACCTGAAGTACGCCGGTGACCCGGCCACGGGCCTGCCGATCGGCAACACCGAGAAGAACCTCAAGGCCGCGGTCGCGGGCGAGACGCACGAGTACGAGACCATGTACCCCGGCATGGCGAAGACCGCCCGCGAGGAGGGCTTCGACGACATCGCCGAGTGGTTCGAGACCCTCGCCAAGGCCGAGAAGTCGCACGCGGGCCGCTTCCAGAAGGCCCTCGAGTCGCTCGACTTCTGATCGCGTCCTGACCGACCGTTGCGCGCGCGGCGGGCGACCGGGTGACGAGAGCGCCCTCGCTCGCCGCGCGTCGCGCAAGCCTTCCGCTACCGATTGGAGGACCCGTGAGCGTCATCCCCCGCAAGCCCGCACGGCCCCCGGCGATGGGCCCCCACGACCCGCGCTACTACGACGCGCGCGACCTCGAAGCCGAGCTGCACCGCGCGTTCCAGATCTGCCACGAGTGCCGCATGTGCGTCGGCTACTGCGGCTCGTTTCCGGAGATGTTCAACCGGATCGACGAGGCGATCGACTCGGGCCAGGCCGTGGGCGCGGAGAAGATCGACGACGCGGACATCAAGGCCGTCAGCGAAGCCTGCTGGCAGTGCAAGATGTGCTACATCAAATGCCCGTACACGCCGGACGAGGGCGCGAGCGAGATGCTCGACATCCCGCGGCTCCTGGCGCGGGAGAAGGCGAATCGCGCGGCGCGTGACGGCATCGCGTTCGTCGATCGCGTGCTCGGCGAGCCGCAAGCGCTCGGACAGGCGGGCTCGGGGATCGCGGCGCCGATGGCGAACTTCGTCCTCGCCAACCGCCTCACGCGCAAGGTGCAGGAGAAGGTGACGGGCATCTCGGCCGAGTTCCCGCTGCCGCCGATGGCGCGCGAGCCGTTCTCGCGCTGGCTCGCGGAGCACAAGCCCGCCGAGGGCGCCTCGACGCACGGCGAGGTCGTCATCTTCGCGACCTGCTACGGCGAGTACAACATGCCGAGCTCGGTGCGCGCGGCCGTGCTCGTGCTCGAGCACAACGGCTACCGCGTGCGCTACCCGGGCGTCGGCGAGGACGGCAGAGAGCTGCTCACCTGCTGCGGCATGCCGAACCTCGACGGCGGCGACGTGAAGGGCGCGACCGACAAGATCCGCAAGAACGTCGAGCTGCTCCTCCCGCACGTGCGCGCGGGCCGCAAGGTCGTCGTGCCAGGCCCCACGTGCGGCTACACGATGAAGAAGGAGTGGACCGAGTACCTGCCCACGGCCGAGGCGAAGGAGGTCGCTTCCGCCACGGTCGACCTCATGGAGTTCCTGGTGCTGCTCGGGCGCGAGAAGAAGCTCAAGCGCGAGTTCAAGAACAAGCTCGGCACCGTCGCCTATCACGCGGCCTGCCACCTGCGCGCGCAGAAGATCGGCTTCCCCGGCGCGCGCGTGCTCGGCATCGTCCCGGACACGGACGTGCGCGTGGTCGAACAGTGCTCGGCAGTCGATGGCACGTGGGGCATGAAGGCGGCAAACTACGAGACGGGCCGCCGCTACGCCGGCAAGCTCGTGCGGGGCGTCGCCGATCTCGAGCCCGATCTCGTGGTCAGCGACTGCACCCTCGCGGGCTTGCGCGTCGTGAAGGAGAACGGCCTGCACGTGATGCACCCGGTCGAGGCGCTCGCGCGCGCCTACGGGCTCATCCCAGCGAGCGCGGCCGAGGGCTCGCAGGTAGCCGAATGACCCGAACGTCGGAGAGCGACAGATGCGACCGATAGAGCGCAGTGAGATCCTGTCCATCGGCGAGTACGAGGGCGTCCGCGCCCGGTTCCGCGAGCGCGTCATCGCCGAGAAGCGCCTCCGGCGCATCAAGCTCGGCGACGACATCTCCGCCGTCCTCGAGAACCGCGACTCGGTGCTCTTGCAGATCCAGGAGATGCTGCGCATCGAGCGGATCACGAGCGAGGCCGGGATCAAGCACGAGATCGAGACGTACAACGAGCTATTGCCCGGCCCGGGCGAGCTGAGCATGACGCTCTTCGTCGAGATCCCGGACAAGGATCGCAGGGACCGGATGCTGATCGAGCTGAAGGGGCTCGAGCACTGCGTGAGCCTCGAGGTCGACGGCCTGCTCGTGCCCGCGAAGGCGAGCCCGAAGGGCGTGATGCCCGACCGCACGACGGCCGTGCAGTACTTCAAGCTCAAGCTGCCCGAGGCCGCCGAGGGCGCGATCCGCGCGAGGACGGCGAAGCTCGCGATGCGGATCGATCACCCGAAGTACGACGTGCGCGTCGAGCTCGGCGGAGAGACGCTCGCGAAGATCGCCGAGGACCTCGCCGAGAGCGACCACGACCCGCGCCCCGGAGCGAGTTGAGCCTCGGCGGGCGGCGCGTCGAGCTGCGCCTGATCAAGGATCGGGCGCACTACGACGTGCTCGTCCAGCGCGTGATCGCCTCCGCGCGCGTGAGCCTGTGGATCTCGACCGCCAACGTGAAGGAGCTGCGCGTCGAGGCGCCCGTGGGGACGCGGGCGCGGGCGCGAGGCAAGTACGTCTCGCTGCTCGACATGCTCGCGAGCCTCGGGCAGCGCGGCGTCGAGCTGCGGCTGCTCCACGCAGGCGTGCCGTCACGCGCGTTCCGCGGGGAGCTGTTGCGACACGAGGCGCTGCGCGCGGGCAAGCTCGCGATGCGGCAGTGCCCGCGGGTGCACCTCAAGATGATCGCGGTCGACGGCGCGGCGCTCTACCTCGGCTCGGCGAACCTGACGGGCGCGGGGCTCGGCGCGAAGGGCGAGGGGCGCAGGAACTTCGAGGCCGGCATCCTCACCGACGACGACGTGCTGCTCGACGAGATGCAGGAGACGTTCGACCGCATCTGGTCGGGCAAGGAGTGCCGCGGCTGCCGGCTGCGCGCCGAGTGCCCGGCGCCGCTCGACGGGCTCAGGGCAGGGGCGCCTCCAGCCGCTGCGAAGCCAACACGCGGAACGCGGTTGCCAGCGCGGCCGCGATCGCGCAAAGGCGGGGCATGACGAGCTCCCAAGGTCCCGATCCCGCCGCGCTCAACCGCGTGGCCAACGCCGCCCTCACCCGCGTGGCCGACGGCATGACGCTCGGCCTCGGCACCGGGCGCGCGGCAGAGGCGTTCATCGAGAGGCTCGGCGAGCGCGTGCGCCGCGGCATGCGCGTGCGCGGCGTCGCGACGTCGAAGCGCTCGGAGGAGCTCGCGCGACGCGTGCAGATCGACTGCGTCGGGCTCGACGAGATCGATGGCATCGACGTGGCGTTCGACGGCGCGGACGAGGTGACGCCCGATCTGGCGCTGACCAAGGGCCTCGGCGGCGCGCTCCTGCGCGAGCGCGTGGTCGCGTACGAGGCCGAGCGGTTCATCATCCTGGTGACCCCCGAGAAGCTCGTGCCCAAGCTCGGCATGCGCACCGCGATCCCGATCGAGATCGTCCCGTTCGCCGCGGGATCTGCGATGCGTCACCTGCGCGCGCTCGGCGGCGAGCCCCAGGTGCGCAAGAAGCCCGACGGCTTCCCCTTCGTGACCGACAACATGAACTGGATCGTGGACACGCGGTTTTCGCCCATCGACGACCCGGGCAAGCTGCACGACGAGGCGCGCAAGATCCCCGGCGTCGTGGACACGGGCCTGTTCGTGCGGATGGCGGATCTGGTGCTGGTCGGCGGGGACGAAGGGGTCGAGGAGTTCAAGTGAGCGCGGCGAGGCGCGCCTCGAGTTCGCGGAGCCTGAGATCTCCGGGTGCTCCGGGCGACACGCGCGCCGCGAGGCTCCCCGCGGCATCTCCGCGCTCGAGGGTCTCGAGCTCGGCAGCGACGCGCCGGTAAGCCTCGCGGAAGGGCACGCCCGAGGCCGCGAGCTCGACGGCGCGATCGGTGGCGAAGCACTCGGGCGTGATCGCCGAGAGCATGCGCTCCCTGTCGAAGTCGAGGCCGTCGACGAGGCGAGGCACGAGGCGCATCGTCGTGAGCGCCTCGTCGAGCCCGCGGAGCAAGGGCGCCTTCGTGAGCTGCAGGTCGCGGTGGTAGCCCGAGGGCAGCGCCACCATCGTCTGCACCTCGACGAGCGCGCCCTGCACGACCGCGCACGCGGCGCGCATCAGCTCGACCACGTCGGGGTTGCGCTTCTGCGGCATGATCGACGAGCCCGTGGTGAACGCCTCGGGCAGGCGCACGAAGCCGAACTCGCTCGTGGTGAACAGGCTCAGATCCCACGCGAGGCGCCGCACGACCGCGAGCGCGCCCCACGCCGCCGAGAGCACCTGGGCCTCCAGGATGCCGCGCGAGGTCTGCGATCCGAGCGGGTTCCACGCGACGCCCGAGAAGCCGAGCTCGCGCGCCACGCCCTCGCGATCGAGCGCGAGGTTGACCCCGTAGCCCGCCGCAGCGCCGAGCGGAGAGCGATCGACGATCGCTGCCGTCGCGCGCACGAGATCGACCGCGTCGAGGAGGTTCTCCGCGAAGGATGCGGCCCACAGCCCGACCGAGCTCGGCACCGCGCGCTGCAGGTGCGTGTAGCCGGGCATGGGGGTCCGCTCCTCGCGCCGCGCGAGCGAGAGCAGGGCGCGCGCCGCGTCGGTCGTGAGGCGCGCCAGATCGGAGAGAGCATCGCGCTCGTACAGGCGCAGCGCGACGAGCACCTGATCGTTGCGGCTGCGCCCCGTGTGCACCTTCTTGCCGACGTCGCCGAGCTTCGCGACGAGCGCGGCCTCGATGGCCGTGTGCCCGTCCTCGTCGGCCTCGGTGAGCACGAGCTGGCCGGCCCCGTTCTTCTCGACGAGCTCGTCGAGCGCGCCATCCATCACGAACAGCTCGTCGTCCGTGAGAACGCCGATGCGTCGGAGGCCCCTCACGTGCGCGCGCGTGGCGACGAGATCGTAGGCGAGGAGCCTTTGATCGAGCCTCCAGTCGTCGCGCGAGGTGTACCTGAGCATCGCCGCGTCTGCGGCGCCGCCCTTGTCCCAGAGCCTGCTCGTCATCGCGTGTCGAGGCTCTCGTCGACCAGCGCGCGCAGCTCGGCGAGCTTCTTCGAGCGCTCCGGATCGATCTGCTTCTTCGGCGCGGCCGAGCGCATCGATCGCTCGAGCGCGGAGATCGTCTCGTCGGCCGTGGCCGCGCGCTTCGACTTGCCGATGCCGAGCACGCGCGACAGCCAGCCGCGCGCCTCGCCGAGGACGAACTCGTCGCGGGCGATGCTCCGCGCGTCCGTGCGCAGCCTCCGCACGAGCGTCGCGTTCGACTCGGCCCACGTCGTGCCGAGATCGAAGCCCTCGCGCGGACCGGGGTCGAGGTGCTTCGCCGCCGCGCGCGGCTCGACGCCGAACAGGCCGCAGAAGATGGCGAGCGACAGGCCCGCTTCCTCGACGGTCATGCGCGTGGCCGAGTGGACCTTCGACCCGCCGCAGCCCTTCACGACGACGTGCGAGCCGTTCGCGAGCAGCACGCCGAAGCCGAGCAACACGCCCGCGAGGTCCGTCGCGCGCTCGCGATCCTCGGGCGGCATGTCGTCGTACGCGCCCGCCTCGGTCATGAACATGCACGCCACCGATCGCGCGAGCGCCGTGGTGAGCACCATCGGGTTGCCGACCTCGCCCGTGCCGACGGCCACCACGTACGAGCCGTCGCTCCGCCGGCCCACGCGATCGAGCCGCGCCTCGATCTTGCCGCCCGGCCCGCACCCGCCGCTCGAGCATCCGGAGCTCGCGACCTCGCCCTCGGGCGTGACCACGTTGAGCTCGGCCTCGAGATCGCTCAAGCCCGCATGGGCTTGCACGCGCGCAAGCAGTGCGGCGACCGCGCGTGGTGAGCCGTCGAAGGTGTCGGGGAAGTAGCTCGCCGTGGGGAGCACGAGCCCTCGCACGGGCTCGGCGCCCTGCTCGAGCAGGGCGGCCGTGCGGCGCAATATCCAGCGGATCTGGGGTTCAGCCGGGAGATCCATGCGCTCCATTGTACGCTGCCTCCTCCCGTCGTCGAAGCCTCGGGCGCTTTTGCTTGATCCAGCGCCGCCGCGGGCCCATGGACCGCAGCCCTCTCCCCCGTTGAAGCGATGAGCAACGCGATCCCGACCATCTCGTCCCGCAAGGACGACCATATCCAGCTCGCCGCGACCGGCGACGTCGGCTTCCACGCCAAGACCACGCTGCTCGAAGCGGTCGAGCTCGTCCACGACGCGCTGCCCGAGCTGTCGGTGGACGAGATCGACACCTCGATCACGCTGCTCGGCAAGCGGCTCAGGGTGCCGCTCGTGATCGCGGCCATGACCGGAGGCACCGAGCGGGCGCGGGACATCAACCGCGAGCTCGCGCGCATCGCCGAGGAGCGCGGCTACGGCTTCGGGCTCGGCAGCCAGCGCGCCATCTTGAAGGGCCAGCCGCGCGAGACGTACGAGGTGCGCGACGTCGCGCCGACGACGCTCGTGCTCGGCAACATCGGCGGCGTGCAGGCGCGCGCGCTCGACACGGCGACCGTGCAGTCGCTCGTCGAGGGCGTGGGCGCAGACGCGATCTGCGTGCACCTGAACCCCGCGCAGGAGATCGTGCAGCCCGGCGGCGATCGCGATTTCTCGGGCGTGCTCGAGGCGCTCGGGCGGCTCACGCGCGAGCTGCCCGTGCCCGTCGTCGCCAAGGAGACCGGGTGCGGGATCGGGCCTCGCGCGGCCGACAAGCTCGCCTCGGTGGGCGTGCGTCACCTCGACGTCTCGGGCGCGGGCGGCACGAGCTGGGTCGCGGTCGAGACGGCGCGCGCTTCGGGGCAGGATCGCTCGCTCGGGCTCGCGCTGCGCGAGTGGGGCGTGCCCACCGCGGCGTCGGTGATGATCGCGCGCAAGACGCGGCCGCGGTTCAAGACCATCATCGCGACGGGCGGCGTCTCGAGCGGGGTCCAGGTGGCCAAGGCCATCGCGCTCGGCGCCCACGCGGCCGGGATCG includes:
- a CDS encoding rubrerythrin family protein, producing MAKNLTNTKTHQNLKDAFAGESQANRRYLYFAKVADVEGRPDVAGLFKDTADGETGHAHGHLDYLKYAGDPATGLPIGNTEKNLKAAVAGETHEYETMYPGMAKTAREEGFDDIAEWFETLAKAEKSHAGRFQKALESLDF
- a CDS encoding heterodisulfide reductase-related iron-sulfur binding cluster; translation: MSVIPRKPARPPAMGPHDPRYYDARDLEAELHRAFQICHECRMCVGYCGSFPEMFNRIDEAIDSGQAVGAEKIDDADIKAVSEACWQCKMCYIKCPYTPDEGASEMLDIPRLLAREKANRAARDGIAFVDRVLGEPQALGQAGSGIAAPMANFVLANRLTRKVQEKVTGISAEFPLPPMAREPFSRWLAEHKPAEGASTHGEVVIFATCYGEYNMPSSVRAAVLVLEHNGYRVRYPGVGEDGRELLTCCGMPNLDGGDVKGATDKIRKNVELLLPHVRAGRKVVVPGPTCGYTMKKEWTEYLPTAEAKEVASATVDLMEFLVLLGREKKLKREFKNKLGTVAYHAACHLRAQKIGFPGARVLGIVPDTDVRVVEQCSAVDGTWGMKAANYETGRRYAGKLVRGVADLEPDLVVSDCTLAGLRVVKENGLHVMHPVEALARAYGLIPASAAEGSQVAE
- a CDS encoding DUF3501 family protein, which translates into the protein MRPIERSEILSIGEYEGVRARFRERVIAEKRLRRIKLGDDISAVLENRDSVLLQIQEMLRIERITSEAGIKHEIETYNELLPGPGELSMTLFVEIPDKDRRDRMLIELKGLEHCVSLEVDGLLVPAKASPKGVMPDRTTAVQYFKLKLPEAAEGAIRARTAKLAMRIDHPKYDVRVELGGETLAKIAEDLAESDHDPRPGAS
- a CDS encoding phospholipase D family protein translates to MSLGGRRVELRLIKDRAHYDVLVQRVIASARVSLWISTANVKELRVEAPVGTRARARGKYVSLLDMLASLGQRGVELRLLHAGVPSRAFRGELLRHEALRAGKLAMRQCPRVHLKMIAVDGAALYLGSANLTGAGLGAKGEGRRNFEAGILTDDDVLLDEMQETFDRIWSGKECRGCRLRAECPAPLDGLRAGAPPAAAKPTRGTRLPARPRSRKGGA
- the rpiA gene encoding ribose-5-phosphate isomerase RpiA; translated protein: MTSSQGPDPAALNRVANAALTRVADGMTLGLGTGRAAEAFIERLGERVRRGMRVRGVATSKRSEELARRVQIDCVGLDEIDGIDVAFDGADEVTPDLALTKGLGGALLRERVVAYEAERFIILVTPEKLVPKLGMRTAIPIEIVPFAAGSAMRHLRALGGEPQVRKKPDGFPFVTDNMNWIVDTRFSPIDDPGKLHDEARKIPGVVDTGLFVRMADLVLVGGDEGVEEFK
- the argH gene encoding argininosuccinate lyase, which produces MTSRLWDKGGAADAAMLRYTSRDDWRLDQRLLAYDLVATRAHVRGLRRIGVLTDDELFVMDGALDELVEKNGAGQLVLTEADEDGHTAIEAALVAKLGDVGKKVHTGRSRNDQVLVALRLYERDALSDLARLTTDAARALLSLARREERTPMPGYTHLQRAVPSSVGLWAASFAENLLDAVDLVRATAAIVDRSPLGAAAGYGVNLALDREGVARELGFSGVAWNPLGSQTSRGILEAQVLSAAWGALAVVRRLAWDLSLFTTSEFGFVRLPEAFTTGSSIMPQKRNPDVVELMRAACAVVQGALVEVQTMVALPSGYHRDLQLTKAPLLRGLDEALTTMRLVPRLVDGLDFDRERMLSAITPECFATDRAVELAASGVPFREAYRRVAAELETLERGDAAGSLAARVSPGAPGDLRLRELEARLAALT
- the fni gene encoding type 2 isopentenyl-diphosphate Delta-isomerase translates to MSNAIPTISSRKDDHIQLAATGDVGFHAKTTLLEAVELVHDALPELSVDEIDTSITLLGKRLRVPLVIAAMTGGTERARDINRELARIAEERGYGFGLGSQRAILKGQPRETYEVRDVAPTTLVLGNIGGVQARALDTATVQSLVEGVGADAICVHLNPAQEIVQPGGDRDFSGVLEALGRLTRELPVPVVAKETGCGIGPRAADKLASVGVRHLDVSGAGGTSWVAVETARASGQDRSLGLALREWGVPTAASVMIARKTRPRFKTIIATGGVSSGVQVAKAIALGAHAAGIARPVLQALLSGGRDAALAFLDQVEAELQAVMLLVGARDVRQLRRTPKVFAPELERWASMAARGRKK